The Erpetoichthys calabaricus chromosome 13, fErpCal1.3, whole genome shotgun sequence genome has a window encoding:
- the stmnd1 gene encoding stathmin domain-containing protein 1 → MQRVARARSTTRDTSAAIMGCGNSRSAAVIQPASESRNGWADKTPKRKRSSHHELTLGTREGSAVSKQTTDSGLGLENELPGAIQEKVTPIRPVNGPIFLQEPKERQRSSDILEELQMQGIIQKSHTVVKNGEAYDVMVETTEKQLKKPPLHLEKLKTKHKKQKPVTKEEIENKMRAVEERRKTKEEELKKRLRTEKGIGRSITSMEFRPFSQTDMSLENEGEGRIRPKTSLEGERLASSRKSPESDEDSEKSNDFGALELDPGFRFSSQTPDDKDDVF, encoded by the exons ATGCAGCGTGTGGCCCGGGCGCGAAGCACGACCCGTGACACTTCAGCAGCCATCATGGGCTGCGGGAACTCGAGGAGCGCTGCGGTGATTCAGCCAGCGTCGGAAAGCCGAAATGGCTGGGCGGACAAGACCCCAAAG AGGAAGCGTTCTTCACACCATGAACTAACTCTTGGCACCCGAGAAGGGTCCGCTGTATCAAAGCAAACAACAGACAGTGGCTTGGGGCTGGAAAATGAATTGCCAGGTGCCATACAGGAAAAAGTAACACCAATCAGAC CTGTAAATGGTCCAATTTTCCTTCAGGAaccaaaagaaagacaaaggtCATCGGACATCCTTGAAGAACTCCAAATGCAAGGAATTATCCAAAAGTCGCACACTGTTGTGAAAAATGGAGAAGCATACGATGTTATG GTGGAGACCACTGAAAAACAGCTGAAGAAACCTCCTCTGCACCTGGAGAAACTGAAGaccaaacacaaaaaacaaaaacctgtaacAAAAGAGGAGATTGAAAACAAAATGCGGGCAGTAGAGGAACGACGAAAG ACTAAGGAAGAAGAGCTGAAGAAAAGACTTCGAACTGAAAAGGGGATCGGCAGAAGTATAACTAGCATGGAGTTTCGTCCCTTCTCACAAACAGACATGTCTTTGGAGAATGAAGGGGAAGGGAGGATTCGACCAAAAACATCACTGGAGGGAGAACGTCTTGCTTCTTCAAGGAAGAGCCCAGAGAGTGATGAAGACTCAGAAAAATCCAATGACTTTGGGGCCTTGGAATTAGACCCAGGATTTCGTTTTTCAAGCCAGACACCTGATGATAAGGATGATGTGTTTTGA